The DNA segment CAGTCAAATAACACCCTTTTAAAACCCGTAAGTTCGTGCCCCTTGTTGACGATGGCCTCGTAAACTTTCTCAAGTAGTCTAGGCACGGTCGCCATCACATGAGGTTTGACTTCAGGCAAATTCTTGACGATCGTTTCGACGCTTTCAGCAAAATAAATCGACGTACCCATATACTGGTACGCGTAACATGCCAATCGCTCAAATACATGGGACAATGGCAGAAAGCTCAGAGCCCGCTTCAGATGGTTGATGTTCACGACGTCCAGAACGGTCAGGACATTGCTGAGTATATTTTGGTGACTCAGCATGACGCCCTTGGGTGTGCCTGTGGTGCCAGAAGTATAAATGATGGAAGCCAGGTCTTGCGGCGTTACAGAGTCACGGCGCGCCTGCAGTGCGGCTGCAAGCTCCGGTGTTGCATTTTGGCCAGCTGTGAGCAGCTCTGAAAACGGCATCGTATCAGTGATGCCAGGAGCGGTATCGAAAGTATAGACGGCCTTTAGGTTCGGGAGGCTCCCCCGCACGCTGTTCAACTTCTGCGCGATCTCAGTGGTCGAGACCAATGCGACAGTGGCCTCTGAATGACCTAGAATGTATGCGTAGTCTTTGGCTGTAGCAGATGGGTAAAGTGGCACCGATACCGCACCGAGTTGCGCGATGGCAATGTCACTGAACACCCACTCCGGTCGATTCATTGAGATGAGGGCGATGCGCTCACCCTTGGCAATCTGATGACGGGTGAGCAAACCTAAGCCTACGTTCCGCGCGGTATCGACAACTTCTTGACTGGAATAACGCCGCCAAGAATCACCAACTTTGGCAGCGAGGGCATCGTCGAGTGGCAGCGCGGCGGCTTGGCGTTCGATGAGGTCAAATAGTCGCGTCGGTCGCATTTCGTACTCCAGAGTCGGTCAACCTGTTAATATCAGGGACGCAAATGGTGATCGAGTGTAGCCAACCCTGAGGCGTTGGTTCAACGGTAAACTCTCTTTAGCTGGTCTACTTAATTGTTGGTGATTTGATCCAACTGCCCGTGATAGCAGTGCTTGGCGCGGCTTTGGGCGAGCGTTAGGATGTATTCCAGTAACCATCTTTAATCATTACGTAATAATGTCTTTACCAACAGTTAAGTGGATCAGTTCGCAGGTGCTATGGCAAGACAGCCACTGTCTGGTGGTCAATAAACCGGCGCGCCTACTGACCTTGGGCGACGACAGTGGTGACGATACGCTCTTAGCATTGGTGCGGGAGTTTCACGCCAGTCGGCAGGCTCCGGGTAAGAAGGGGTATGTGGCGCCCTTACACTCGCTCGATCGTCCGGTCTCAGGTGCGGTGATGTTTGCTCTTAGTAGCAAGGCGGCCTCTCGCCTTTCGGCACAGATGCGTGGGCGTGACATTGGCAAGACCTACCTCGCCATTGTCGAAGGCACGCCGCCTGGTCCGAGCGGGGTCCTCACCGGGGCGCTCCTCAAGGACCGGGACCGCAACGTCACCACCATGGTCCAGGCCGGCACTGCGGGGTCTAAGAGTTGCGAGTTGGCATTCCGGGTCATTGCGCGCCACGGCGGGCTGACACTTGTGGCCGTGGCTCCCAAGACGGGTAGGAGCCATCAGATTCGGGTACAGCTAGCCGACGCTGGCATGCCCATATACGGCGACGTAAAGTACGGGGCGTCAGTTCCATGGGAGGGACAAATTGCCCTGCATGCTAGGGCCTTAGCGTTTCATCATCCCATCACTAAGGAGCTGATCGAGGTGGTGGCAGCGCTGCCGCCCGTATGGCAATCCATTTGGCCGGCGCCGATTGCGGAGAACATTCATGTATAAGAAGCCGAAATTAGAGCTCCAGACCACGACTTTATGGGAGTACCCCTCGCAGCACTATGGCGAGGGCATGCAGGGCAGTAAGAACTACAAGGGTGCCACCCCTTCCTGGGTCATTTGGAATCTGCTCAAGCGCTACACCAAAGACGGCGACACGGTCATCGATCCGATGTGCGGCAGTGGGACAACCCTCGATGTCTGTAAGGATCTTGGCCGCCAAGGGCTAGGCTTCGACTTGCAACCGCAGCGCGCCGCGATCGTGCGGGCGGATGCGCGGCATCTACCGGTGGCAGACGGCAGCGCCGAGTTTGTTTTTGTCGATCCACCGTACTCGACGCATCTTAAGTACTCGGGATTGCCCGAGTGCATTGGCGAGCTAGACGCCGACGGGGGAGGGTACTACGAGGCGATGACCGAGGTGATCACCGAGATCCACCGCGTCCTCAAACCTGGTGGGCATGTCGGTGTTTACGTGAGTGATTCGTGGCGTCAGGACCATCCGTTCTGCCCCATCGGCTTTGAGCTGTTTGCGATCATGCGGCGCTTTTTTGTACCAGTTGATATCGTGGCGGTGGTGCGCCACAATCGGACTATGAAGCGCGATCACTGGCATCGGTCGGCGGCACTTGGTAATTATTTTTTACGCGGATTCAATTATCTGCTTATTATGCGCCAAGGTGACGTGTCCAAGCCGACTAAGACGCGTGCTCCCAAGCCACCGCCACTGACCCCGGTGGCCAAGCCGATGCCGCGAGGTAAGCAGCGCAAGAAAAAGAAGCACCGTATTTGACCGGATTGCTTTTTTGCGTTTCCTTGATCGTTGCCTCCGTGTACCATGCGTGATAGGGATTCCTTTGTAGCGATTCCACTTCACCAACGCGCGAACACTTTGCCACGAATGAGGGCGAGATGATCTTTGACTGGCTTGCTGGCTTATTCTCCAACGACTTAGCTATCGACCTCGGGACCGCCAACACCTTAGTTTACGTCAAGGGTGTGGGCATTGTGATGAACGAGCCATCGGTCGTTGCCATCAATAAGAACGTGACTGGCCCTAAGCGTATCCTCGCCGTTGGCAAGGAAGCGAAGGAGATGCTTGGTCGTACCCCTGGTGACATTGTCGCCATTCGTCCCTTGAAGGACGGTGTGATTGCTGACTTTGAGATCACGGCTGCGATGATCCGTTACTTCGTCGAGAAGGCGCACAATCGCCGCACGATGGTTAAGCCTCGTGTGATCGTCTGTGTTCCCTACGGTATCACCAACGTTGAGAAGCGTGCGGTTAAAGAAGCTGCCGAGAGCGCCGGCGTGCGTGAAGTGTTCCTGATCGAGGAGCCAATGGCGGCGGCGATTGGTGCTGGCTTGCCGGTGACTGAGCCGAGCGGCAGCATGATTGTCGACATCGGTGGTGGCACGACGGAAGTCGCTGTGATCTCCTTGGCCGGTATTGTCTACTCGAAGTCGGTCCGCGTTGCGGGCGACAAGATGGATGAGGCCATCATTAACTACATCAAGCGTAAGTACAACCTCCTCATCGGTGAGCGCACCGCTGAGGAGATCAAGATTGCCATTGGTAATGCCTATCCTAGCGATGTGATCGAGTCGATGCATGTCAAGGGCCGCGACATGGTGGCTGGTATTCCAAAGACCATCCAGGTGACGTCGGAGGAGATTCGCGAGGCGATTGCTGAGCCAGTCAACATCATTGTTGAGGCCGTGCGCGTTGCTCTCGAGCAGACGCCGCCCGAATTAGCTGCTGATATCGTCGACAAGGGCATCGTCCTTGCTGGTGGTGGCGCTCTGATCAAAAATCTCGACGTGCTTCTCCGCGAGGAGACGGGTCTGCCGATCATGATTGCTGACAATCCGCTCACATCGGTTGTGATCGGCAGCGGTAAGGCTCTTGATCAGATCCATGTCCTCAGTGGTATTACTCAGTAAGTGTAACGCGGCTGGACGCCCCATTGTTCCCTGGCGGATTTGGGCGGCAGCCGTGGTTTGAGGTCTCGGGTGGTTACGGAGCGGTTTCCGGCTAAGATAGTCCGTAAGTGGGTCGCGATGGCCTTCATTTCCGGCAGTGTTAATGCCGGTGGCTTGATGGCCTGCGATCGCTTTGTGACGCACGTGACGGGATTTGCCACCTTGGCTGGTATGGAGACGGGTAATCGGCAGTTTCGTTTGGCTGCCGGTATGCTCAGTGTGCCGCTCTATTTTGTGCTCGGTGTGATGATTGCGTCCTTTTTCACCGATGCGGCCATACTCAACGGTCGCAAGCCCCAATTCAGGGGGCTCATGTATTTCGCTGCGATG comes from the Deltaproteobacteria bacterium genome and includes:
- a CDS encoding RluA family pseudouridine synthase; its protein translation is MSLPTVKWISSQVLWQDSHCLVVNKPARLLTLGDDSGDDTLLALVREFHASRQAPGKKGYVAPLHSLDRPVSGAVMFALSSKAASRLSAQMRGRDIGKTYLAIVEGTPPGPSGVLTGALLKDRDRNVTTMVQAGTAGSKSCELAFRVIARHGGLTLVAVAPKTGRSHQIRVQLADAGMPIYGDVKYGASVPWEGQIALHARALAFHHPITKELIEVVAALPPVWQSIWPAPIAENIHV
- a CDS encoding methyltransferase domain-containing protein, with protein sequence MYKKPKLELQTTTLWEYPSQHYGEGMQGSKNYKGATPSWVIWNLLKRYTKDGDTVIDPMCGSGTTLDVCKDLGRQGLGFDLQPQRAAIVRADARHLPVADGSAEFVFVDPPYSTHLKYSGLPECIGELDADGGGYYEAMTEVITEIHRVLKPGGHVGVYVSDSWRQDHPFCPIGFELFAIMRRFFVPVDIVAVVRHNRTMKRDHWHRSAALGNYFLRGFNYLLIMRQGDVSKPTKTRAPKPPPLTPVAKPMPRGKQRKKKKHRI
- a CDS encoding rod shape-determining protein; protein product: MIFDWLAGLFSNDLAIDLGTANTLVYVKGVGIVMNEPSVVAINKNVTGPKRILAVGKEAKEMLGRTPGDIVAIRPLKDGVIADFEITAAMIRYFVEKAHNRRTMVKPRVIVCVPYGITNVEKRAVKEAAESAGVREVFLIEEPMAAAIGAGLPVTEPSGSMIVDIGGGTTEVAVISLAGIVYSKSVRVAGDKMDEAIINYIKRKYNLLIGERTAEEIKIAIGNAYPSDVIESMHVKGRDMVAGIPKTIQVTSEEIREAIAEPVNIIVEAVRVALEQTPPELAADIVDKGIVLAGGGALIKNLDVLLREETGLPIMIADNPLTSVVIGSGKALDQIHVLSGITQ